DNA sequence from the Acipenser ruthenus chromosome 20, fAciRut3.2 maternal haplotype, whole genome shotgun sequence genome:
atatataatgtatttatttatttgttttaatatcgtgaaatataaataattatgATTACACTTGATTTAATTTGTTATATACACACTACATTTCGCATATGGGACACAAGATAAGATGGTAAGGTTTCAGTGAAAAATCTGGCAGGACTGACAAGATTAATAAacactgtattattttattttatattttgttagtTAAGAATATAATTAATACCTCTAATGAGATTCTCTTGATGTTGAATGTAGAAGGATCTTCTGTGTAAGAATGCAGTGTTCTCTGACAGCTTTCTGAACTGCTGATAAATGACCACATAACGTGTCagcagtgagagacagagagaccagAACAggaaagtttgtttgtttgtaccttTGTCCCTTTGTGGACACGTGCTACAAGTAGTTAAAACATGAGACATAAGttgaattattaaataaaaacatgtaaactggtaaacaaatacaatttaataataataataaaaaaaacttcttgAAGTGTGTCCTGAATTGTTATAATAACGTGATGTAAAATGAAACTGAACAAACACCCTGATGTCACTTCAGTTTAAAGGTATGTGTATTTGGGCGATCTTAAATCAATGAAGATTTGTATACCTTGCATGTAGTATACACATGTTTTTAGCACATTGCCACTAACTTTGTCAATTTAACTAGCGGCACTTCACAGTGCGAGATGTTTTACTAAGGAGGAGTGTTAACGTGAACAGAGGAATGTAAGATCAGCAGATGAAAGAAAACACTTTTAATACCCATTCAAATGACAGACACACATTTTTGGTATTGTGATTTGTTTATATGGTCTCATGGCAGTTTGCTATGGTGTTCTTCAGTGATTTAGCTTGTGCATGATAAGACCTGTGATTTCTTTGCAATCTAATCAAGCTTAGTACCAGGCACGTCCATTACGCTAATCTGGGCACTTACTATTAAGGGTCAACGTTTTTATTTcataacatatattttaaaaagttagctTTGCAGAGAAAGTTTGAAAACAATATAATGTAGTATACAACTTTTATAAAAACTTTACCAAGAAATGTTATGGATGtgacatttggttttatttaaacaccatCATTTTGAATCGCTGTAAAATATGTTCCTTTATCCCAAGAAAATCTAATATTAGTAACTTGGTATTACATATCCATAGagtcaaaatgtgacatttacaaATGTGTAACTAAAACATTTATCCTAGCATTGATACCTGAAATGTATGGAAGTCGGACTTCagaaatgtttctgttttttttaacagtaacttTAAATGTCTGTAAAGAAAAGGCACAAactgaacaaaaataatacagcatTCATAAATATACACCCTTTTTTATCATGCCATGGTCACTTTATCATGGAATTGCCTTTAATGCTAATTTAACTTCCATTTTGTAATCTGACTTGTTGATCTGGTTTAGAGATGGCTTATTTCTGGAGTTCTTTTCAGGCAATTTGGCTGCACCAGGAAGAAGCTGGAGCCTCATCCCAATGTAATCCAGGTTTTCCGAGCTTTTACTGCGGATGTGCCTCTGCTGCCTGGTGCCTTTGCTGATTATCCTGATGTGCTGCCTGCCAGAATCAATCCAGCTGGCATCGGACACAACCGCACTCTGTTCTTAGTAATGAAGAAGTAAGCAATTGAAGACTCTTTGAATACTGGATAAACCTACATATTGCAAGGTTTTGTCTGTGTATGTGGGTAATATCTGTACAATATAGCCAaacagaccaattatttccgtatctgatgccgagagactaatgcacgcctttgtttcatctagagttgattattgtaatgcacttttttctggtgtcctaAAATATGTGGTAacccacttgcagcttgttcagaatactgccgctagaattctgactattcaatacttttgtataaaaagcgctatataaatgcaataaataaataaacaagtagaAGTGAATAGACTGAGGCTGAAAGCCATGGTCTGTGTACGCAGTACAAATGTCAATACAACCCATTCACAGATGCTCGTAGTTCTAGAATCTTATAtactgcttttattgttcatttacaAATGAAACAATATTTGTTTCCCATTGATGCCCCACCTTTATTTTTGTGAAGcgggaaaaggttgatgaagagaataccgtTAAATGGCTGAGGTAGGTGGCCAATTGTGATGTCacagttttaaattaatttagcgTTTAATGGAATTCCAAGAGGTGATATTGTGAAGCAGGTCAGTTGTATGAATATTGAGAATACATCACTGTATAAACTCAGTATGGTCCGGTTGTTGTAATGAATTGGGTGATGAGTCTTGGAATACAGAAGGTAGAAAGTATGCTCTGACTAActgaaagatcctcagcagtctGTAATAAAAAGCATGAGTTTTAAATCATAATTGCCAAACACATTTTTATCGTACTCAAATTTCTTTAGTATGGaacagtgtaaaaaaagaatgaaatccaAAATGTTGACATCGATGCATGTCCACTGGGGGCTTGTTTAGACAACCAAACTGGAACATGAGTTGAGAAAGTCCTCTTAGCTGTTTAAAGGGATGTGTTTGTGTGCTTGCAGCTACCCCTGCACTCTGTGGCAGTCCCTGCAAGTTTCCCTTCCTGATAACAGGGAGGCGATTCTGCTGATTCTGCAGCTGCTAGAAGGAGTGGATCATCTAAACAGACAAGGAATCGCTCACAGAGACCTGAAATCTGACAACATCCTGCTGGAGCATGAGTCAggtcaaaaagaaaataaatacagaaataactcCAGTAATATTTAGTATGCTGTGTTTCTAAGTTCCAGTAATATTTAGCACACTGTGTTTCTAATAGTTCCAGTAATATTGAAcacgctgtgtttgtgtttctggtGATACGGAGTATAGCAGACTCTCATTAACCCAAATGAGTCGGGTCTGGACCCTGTTCACATTAGTGATGTGATTGGTTGAATGTAATCTGTACAGTACTAAACATGGCTTGTTTAgtctttttatgtttttgatacttcCATTTCATCAAATATCAGTGGTTTCTAAAGCTGATATGAGCCTGCATTTCATTGCAGTGGAGTGATTCtcagtctgctaaataaacaaataataaagatcATTTCCAATTATCgagtctactgtactgtatgaacCATGTTTTAGATCAGTTCAGTTACACTAATACTGCAAGTATCTTGGTCTCTTGTCTCCAATTGCCTTTAAATGGTGATGTGAGTGTACAGAATTTGCTTTGAAAGGgaacacatttaaatatgcaTTGTAGTCCCAAATGCAAGAAGCTGTGAATATGAGGAGACCCTGTTTATATGTACATGCATGGATCCTTTAGCGTTTGTCATATATCTGGAGATCCAATACGCATTTGTAATGAAGTTTGGGAGAATCAGAAACTGTGGATATACAGAGGCTCCTGTCTGTCAATCTCACTTCTATATTCTTACGTGACACATTTATACAGAACAAGTTACTGCTTATCAAAAGGATAATGAACTGAGTGTCAGAGCCTGGGAATGTATCAAAGCATCTGTTTGTCTGGCTGTACGTTCCTAGGCCTGTCCTATTTGTACATGCTGTGAATGCAGTTTCCATGCTGAGTTTGTATGCACAGAGGAGGGGGGGTATGTGTGTTCCTGACATACTTGTTGTGCTTTCAGTTGGCAGCCCATGCCTGGTGATCACAGATTTTGGCTGCTGTCTGGCTGAGCAGCACTTGTGGTTGAAGCTGCCCTTTAATAGCTGCTGTGTCGATAGGGGTGGAAATGCTTGCCTCATGGCACCTGAAGTAAGTACTTCACACTACGGTTTCTTCCCTTTGTGAAACTGTGCCAATCAGCTAATGTAAACAGGTGCTAGAAATGGGATCTGCAAGCTGCTATTGAGGAAGCACTACAAATGTACATAAAGAGAAaactcctttttttgttttttctaaatggTGCTTTTGGTACACTGATTAACATTTTAAAGGAGACATCCTCTACTCTGTTTTCAACATTGGCATAAAGGTAACAAGTTGAAATTAATTTAATACAAAGCAACAATGGGGTTACCTATAAttgctagatttttttttgttgctatatcATAGTTTAAAATGTCAGAACATTTGACAGTTGTTTTGGTcattgccttcatcagtgttcagCTTTTCCCTTCGTCAAGATCTTAATACTGCTAAAGGTATTAGCCGAAAAATGTTTTACTTAGTCTCTTATTTGGATGTTCAGGTTGCATCTGCAGTCCCAGGTCCTGGTGTTGTCATTGACTACAGCAAGGCAGACGTCTGGGCAGTGGGTGCTATTGCCTATGAAATCTTTGGGCTGCCCAACCCCTTCTATACTCCAGGCCCAGAAGGACTAGAAAGCAGGACTTACCAGGAGAAGCAGCTCCCCCCGCTGCCCAGCACTGTGCCTCCTGAAGCTCGGCTCGTGGTAAAACTGCTGCTGCGCAGAAATGCAAACAAGGTGGGAATCTCTTcacttaaatgtgtatttcaaCCCCCTCCCCCATGACCTTCTACATAGTGATGTGTTCATAGAGTTCTACACACATTGCtactaaaaacacacaggttaaTTGTATTGATCTTTACACTTTCAACACAGCAGGCTCTATACAGGTCCATGAAAGATAATGCCATGCTGACTGCTAATTCAGTATGGAAATAGAACCAGTAAACTACCCTTGTGTGTGTATTAATATAAGACACAAACTATTTAATGACCATTTAGtaatatttggtacacagctacATCCTATGATGTTATTGCTTAACTTCCGTTAACAGTGTTGTCCAGTCAAAATGAATCCTTAAATACACTTGCGAGACCCACAGACTTCTATAAGTGGTTTATTATTGAAACCGTATTTATTGCAGAAGGCCTAGAAATTATAGAAGGTGATTCAAGTATCCTCACACTACTACACTGTCATGGTCTAAATTGATCaattatgtgttttgtgttttagcgGCCAAGTGCTAGAGTTGCTGCTAATTTGCTCCACATTTGTCAGTGGGGTGGAAATCTCCAGAATGTGGACAGAATGAAGATGCAGAAGATTACTGACTGGCTTCTGTGCCGCTCCGCTGCTACACTACTGCATGCTGGGTACAATGCTGGAAACATGGTGGAGGCAGAGCTGCAGAGAAACTTCCTCTCCAATGTTGACTTGGGAGAGCTGCGAATGGCCATGGCTTTTCTGAGCTGCGAATGGCCATGGCTTTTCTGCTGTTCGGACAAGAACACAGCATCAACTGTTAATCTGTCACTGCCAGGCCAGACGGACTTCATAGAACAACGAACAGTCTCaagcatatacagtatgtctTGGGTTTTGATTACTGCAATTAAAGAGTCAGAGTTCTGTGTAACGAGGGACTTGGTTTGCATACATTAGGATTGAAAATATCttcacaaatattttattttaagggccatAGAGACTAAGGGTGTATTCATTAAGCTATACCGGTTAAACAAGTATATTCTTGCAGGTAAACTTTAAATATAACTAGTGTTAAGTTGGTGTATGAATTATAAAAGTATTTAATTCTTGCAATAACACTACTTAAGAAATATTAAAAGCAACTCAATAAATGTAACTATGTTCAACTAGAAATCCCATtcagtgtcttcaatgaaaaagacttctagtccaaatgtttgtcattgaatataTTTAGTTTGTTTCAGTGCTTCCTGATTtttagcactgttgagtgttttatagttatggatggaataacacaaacaaagttacaaaattaaatacattgtattttgttGCTTTGTCTAGAAACTGTCTTTTTGTTTCTAAATTCTCAATTAGATTATCTACAGGTTCAAGAAAAGAAATATCTGGTATTGCCCCTCAATCCACTATCTCTATTTCGCCGGTAGAGTATATGCACTTGTATATTTGACAAAGGCTTCTAGAAATTCTAGTGGAGCAGCACAGCCCATTAGTGTGAGTCTAGTAGAAATTCAGCCTGGTCAGTATAGGACAGTTGAATCCAGGGCAGGGAACCTCCTGATAGAGCACTTTACCGTTGTAAAGAGAAAGCATTGCAAGTTCtcatcttattttgccatctgATCAATGCAAATCATGTCCAGTTCAAAACCGAGCTTTGTTGGAGCTTTTTGGATACTTTGTAAGTGGTGATGATTCATATTGAGTGGAGAAGAAACACTCCTCTAAACAGGACCATATTGTTGGAGATCTCGGGTTGTGCCCAACCATTATTAGGAAGCCATGAGTCATATCTAGCATCACATacaaacatcatttaaaaatccaTTATGGAAGAAATGTTGAAGAagcaaaatgtaatgaaaatgaacataagaacataagaaagtttacaaacgagaggaggccattcagcccatcttgctcgtttggttgttagtagcttattgatcccagaatctcatcaagcagcttcttgaaggatcccagggtgtcagcttcaacaacattactggggagttggttccagaccctcacaattctctgggtaaaaaagtgcctcctattttctgttctgaatgcccctttatctaatctccatttaggACCCCTGGTCCTAAATGGAATGGAAGTTTTCATGAAACTGAGTAGTAGAGATATGAACTAGGGAATgcagtttgtttgtatttttttaaatggttgatCCATGTATAGTAACttggctgtttttaaatgttttctcagATACTGTATAACAACACGTGTGCATATAAACATTCATAATTATACTTTCAAGCCTGTATCTTGTTGGATACAGTATTTCCTAGCTTAATAAAGTGGTTCTCCTAATGTGTAATACCCTGCAAGGGAtcattgtataattattatacCCCAGCGACAGGGATAAAGTGGAGTGTGTCACATTTCAGAATTCTGATCTGTTTTGTATGTAtgccacacatacagtacatgtttacaTATATACAGAGAAGCCTTGATAAAGTTTTGAAATTTGAAGAAGAAACAATAGAAAATCATACAGAATGCAATAAGGTATTAAACAGAGATACAACATTCCTGTATAGTTAGTGCTGAGGGTGTTCTTGTAGATACTCATGACTGTAGAGTTAGTGCTGAGGGTGTTCTTATAGATACTCATGACTGTAGAGTTAGTACTGAGGGTGTTCTTGTAGATACTCTTATGACTGTAGAGTTAGTACTGAAGGTGTTCTTGTAGATACTCATATGACTGTTTTTACACTTTTATGCCGTGACAAGCACCCTTGTAGTCTTTAGTTGTCATTGGCTTACGTACACTGAACCACACACTCTATACGCCTGTACACACTGACACAAAAATGAGTTCCCTTAGTGGCGTTTAGACCCCAAGCAGACTAAGAAAGCGTTATCTTCAATTATGCTGATTTCCTGTAGCACCTTCTACACAGAAGACCCCTCCAGGCAGTGATGCTTTGGTAatactttagtttaggtatccgaATGTGATATActcttcaaaaaaaaacaaaaaaacataagtgTTTTGAATTTTTATAGCATTAGTATGGCAGTTTGCATAGTAAAACAGACAGTTCCAAAGATCCTTAACCTGTACAgaaatcattaaaatattcaaTAAAGTCACTTTCAAAGGTCAAACAAAGTTCAAGGTCAATAGAAATAAGTAACGGGTATGCCCACCA
Encoded proteins:
- the LOC117425008 gene encoding LOW QUALITY PROTEIN: serine/threonine-protein kinase PINK1, mitochondrial-like (The sequence of the model RefSeq protein was modified relative to this genomic sequence to represent the inferred CDS: inserted 2 bases in 1 codon), whose amino-acid sequence is MSVKHVIGRGLELGRSVLQLGLLKPAARVAAXFRGDRLRLGQPSSRVQSQTFLPGRYRYYRVSLSGLAAQLHRRVFWRIPGSGAPRNRAVFLAFGVGLGLIEQQLEEDRQVAATCQDIQALFYSKAKKHESPLKSFTTGYKLEDYLIEQLIGKGCNAAVYEAAAPFASPWKPEQASHVQSPPRGEVFLDTGLPLTSHPARLPLAVKMMWNIRAGSSSESILRAMGQELVPAPPLAMNRERGTAALNGQFGCTRKKLEPHPNVIQVFRAFTADVPLLPGAFADYPDVLPARINPAGIGHNRTLFLVMKNYPCTLWQSLQVSLPDNREAILLILQLLEGVDHLNRQGIAHRDLKSDNILLEHESVGSPCLVITDFGCCLAEQHLWLKLPFNSCCVDRGGNACLMAPEVASAVPGPGVVIDYSKADVWAVGAIAYEIFGLPNPFYTPGPEGLESRTYQEKQLPPLPSTVPPEARLVVKLLLRRNANKRPSARVAANLLHICQWGGNLQNVDRMKMQKITDWLLCRSAATLLHAGYNAGNMVEAELQRNFLSNVDLGELRMAMAFLSCEWPWLFCCSDKNTASTVNLSLPGQTDFIEQRTVSSIYSMSWVLITAIKESEFCVTRDLVCIH